The window cggggaatccccTCGGGGATTgaacaaataccatacttgtcccatattttggcggggtagaaaatcattccccgtcactaccccattccccatattagcggggcggatCTGCCCCATTCGGGGCGGGTTGGGGCGGGTTTCCCATTTtccccgccccatttttaaccctagtaATCGTTTAGGAGATACTTTTTTAAATGATTGTTTAGTTACGTATATTGTGAGGAAAATTTTTGATAGCATTAATAATGAGAAAATCATTCAAGGCTATCAAAATATGAAGTCTTGTAGGAAACAATTATGAaatgtattaaatataatataattatattttgataattatatattctgcCCCATTAGGTTGAAATCCTAGATACGTCCCTACTTAGAGATATCTCCTCTGTTCAAAGTTGTAAATTTAAAGATGCTTAAGGAGGGTGGCCGCATCTGGGCGGTTTTCTTGCACATTTAGGAATGGCAAAATAATCCGATCTGATggatacccgatccgaaacccgaatttttggatataccaaacccgattttttggatttggatttgatttttgtaccTGAAATTTTTTAGATTTGGATATGAATATGACCTCTACCGATctgaaacccgatccgaaacccgaaatcctatccgaacccgatccgaacccgaaacccggaaaACCCCccgaatattttatatatatatatatatatataataatttaatatgattgtgtgtgtgtgtgtgtgtgtataacatatgttttttaatttttttgatgaatttaatataataatctcAATATCAATACATTAGGTTAAAGGAATAAGGGATTTTATTTAAGACAAATacttcattaataatatattgtgtaaaatatattgtatattggtaataatgaaatttatgtggtttaaatttatattattctaatttaaacaaatagAATCGCATCCAATAAtcctaattttgaaagaaaaaaaacttaattatcatagtttagacaggtttaattttttttatttttaaatagtttTTTAAGATATCTGgttgaaacccgaaaaaaccagacggattggatttggattttacattttaatatccaaacccgaacccgatccgacccgaactataacggattggatatggatttcatGAAACCCGACCCGATTTGCCATCCCTATGCACATTATGTGTACACTTCACATCAAAATCCAAAAACATGAGAGAAAGGCTATGACCCAATCCCTTATATATGAAGGTTTAGAGATCAAAGCTTTGTACATCTTTTTGTTTTTCGAcgatttttagttaattttctGTCATCAGGCCAATGAATCCCAATATCAAAATCTGCAGCCCAACAGTTAATCTTTATGGCAAGAGATTTCTTGGTGCTATAGCCCAAGTATCCAATCTCTTATTAACCTAATATGTATTTATCCAATCTCTTATGAACCTAATATGTATTTATACTATCGTTGGCTTAATGCTCAATTTGTTACTGCTAGTCTTAATTTTcgtttcaatattttttttacgaaGAATTGTAATTTGTTTATTGGAGAATAAAAGCGTCAGAGGTATTTATGTAATAGATCAAATAGGTTTTTTTTCTAGAGAAATACTTGGGTCAGTCGACCCCTTTAAGtttttgttcttaattttatataattaaataatgttgtgcaacggtaaaaaattacataatataaatagtaaaattttgttttttatgttaTCATTCTGGTATACACTATTCTAATAATCGTGgacataacttatttatgttgtgcaacgacaaaaaattacataatctgaatattaattttttatatgtttattctGATTGATCGGTAATTCACAtgtaagaaatataaaatagtgTGAATTATCGTACAAAACTAAACTTAACAAGAATTACCTAACAATCTAAACTTGAAAAGAAAAAACATCATCGCTATCAAATGTAACACGGAAAATTTAAGAGAcagttttgaatttaaataaaaaacctCAAAGCTAAACTCTACCTAGACTGCATGTCAACAAATGATTAAACCAGAGTATGTAAATGATTAAAAGATAGTtgcacatattttataatagtatCCAGAGGTATCCTTTTGACTAAGATAGTCTTACCCGCCGGaaatgaaaagaaattaaaatcaatctatgttgttttcattttatcaatattacaaaatttgtaTTCTATTTATATTCATGATCATAATGAAAATAAACTACTAATTGTACGTCTATGCTAACcatattaattacaaattttgtttttttgtaatCTAATTATCAAAGTAGTTATGAATTGTTAGTTGAAAAATGGATTTATAAAGTGCATGTTTATTTCAAACATGTGTGAgaatgttttaaaatatttaagaacATTATTGTAAATTAGAAGAATAAgatttaaatatacaaatacatacaatatttaaaaaacaattgttacttacaaaaatatttttagaagtTGTGTAGTGTGTAATCatatgattattatgaaatgatatacaaaaagaatatatttcaaaatattttagaaCAAAAAAGGTGAAATGTgttttactaatatttttttttcttttaatgcaATGATTTCTATTTGTGCATGTGTGTGTTTTTGGTCGGAGACTTGAGTACCTTAGTTGCTTGCAGGTAAGAGATGATTTTTTAGTTCTATTTTTAAACCGGCTTAGGCTATTATGTTTTTGGCTAATGCATCTTCTGATGCATGCTGCTTATAATGTTTTGGCTTAGCTTATGTTAATTGCGAAAGAAATGAAGATATTCGATAGGTGAAAGGTGAGGAAAGAAAGGGTACAAAATTCAACAATTGGTGAGAAGATGATGTGTTCTGGGCGGAgttgggaaaaaaaattaacctaaactaaattttgaaaaaaaaaatattttaactcgATTCTttaagttcttttttttttgacagaactcGATTCTATAGTTAAGaatattacaataataataaaaatttatcttaCAACCATAGCACATAATGGGAGCTCTGCTTTgaagttatttttaatttttttccatcACCTGACTGAATGTTTGCGTAAGAACAGTGGGCTGGGTCACATTTTATACTGGGCTGACTTTCAAAATCCTGGACTGGATgatagaaaattttgaaaaaactttttTTTCCTGGGCCGGAGCCCAGCACAGCCTTTGCTGCGGCTCCGCCCATTCCGAGAGAGCTCATTATCTGTTTGATAATATGTTTGACATAAATTTTGTTTGTCTGACTAGTTCATTCTCTCGATAGACAAGGATGATCCAAAAGCTAGTTTCTCCACTAGCTTTTCCTCTGTATTACGAAAATGGGAAGGAAGCAATTCATTATGCACGATTGTAGACTGAGATGCATAAGCTCACAGGTGCAGATAACAGCTTCCAGAAGGCGATATGTAAGAGACAAGAAAGAATTTCTAGGATTATAGTTAAGCATTACCAGCCAATAGCATGGGGCAAACTGGGTTAAAAGGTTTCGACAACGAGAAGGATGAGAGTTTTCTACATGAAAATTACGTTTCAGTTTGAAACCTCTGTTATCCCTTTCATTTTAAGAATTTGGAAATGGTGCAAATCTGAGAGCCGACATGACTTTGGCAGGATTTGATGGCTTGAAAATTCAGCGTTCGGATCAGAGTTTAGTGTTTCTTGGTTACGGTTCCCAAAATGGGAAGGTACCTCTTGGGTCACTTTCATTATCACTCGATAAGGAAGTGATGAATTCCTTTGATGACGCCAGAGCTCTAACATACTGTTCTTCAAGACTCTGTTATTGATGGCAGAACTGTGATTTTTCTCATTCTCGTCTCcgtttttatcataattttttgatcttttcttgatttgcttTGTGGGTTTTTGTTAAATTGAGCTTgttttgtgataattttttgattttttgtttatttgttttctgggtttatattatattgatttttgaaGCCTTttgtcttttttgtttttttttgataaagattTGCTCTTTTGTTAATTTGCTTTATGGATTTTATGGATCTTTAGTCCAGTTTGTCTTGATTCGACCACATTGTGGTGCCCAATCATCAGCATTCCATGGGCTAGCATAGACTTTGATGTGCTGACTCTTGGAAAAGGAAATCCCAACTGATTTTGATGGTTGAACACTCGGATTGGATAATTATCCACCATTCACCAAGAAACTGAGATAGTGAAGCACATATGCTCAAACATATATTTACAGAGGTAAATTAATTTGTTAGTAGAATCCAAAGATGTATttcgaaaataaacaaaatcgcCCGGAATGACGCACATGAAGAGCACACGAGCACATGGAGAGCCTGGGTTCTGAAGGAATGATGCTGTTGCGTTTAGTCGTTTACCAAGCCTCGGGAGGTCACTTGCCCGATATAAAATTTCTACCAggcttttttcaaataaatctgGGTATGTTTTGTCTTCTGGCCAGTACTTAAATGCAGCGTTCTTATTAGTTTCGTATGCTGTTTGCTGATATTCTGTCGAGAATTTTATAGTTTAATGATCATCACATGGTATGGATAGAACAGCAGCGGTACGTTGTTCATCTTTTAACCATCTTGTAAATCTTTCTCAGAAGAGTTTGATGATTGATACGCTGGATTTGGAACTAATCTACTAATATCAAACTTGCAAACATGTGATTCAGCCTATTTATTGGTTTATTTGaaagaaatgattttttttttacaaagaataaagaataaagaatatttgaattTGTGGAATTACAATAATTTATGAAGAAATGAGGCATCAGAATCAGGAGTGTGTCATCTAGAGGAACCTTGAGCGCTTGCATTCTGCAGGGACAGCATTAGCGAACCTCTGTTTGTCAGAGCAGTAGTTGTAGACCATATGCTTTGATTGCACCCATCTCAATCTGTTTCTGCCAGCTGCATCCAGCTCATGTGTTCGCCATCCCTCGTTGTCTGAAGAAGCGGTGGATGATCCACAAGACGATGATCCGGTCGATGACTTGGGACACCCTTTTATATTGAAGTTCCTGTAGTAGGCTGTGAACGGAGCTTTAGTCCAGTCTGTCTTGACACGCCCCCCTTGTGTTGCCCAGTCATCAGCATTCCATAAGCTGGCATAGACTCTCATATGCTGACTCTTGGGAAATGGCACCCCTATTGATTCCTGATTGTTGAATACTCTGATTGGATTGTTATCCACCAAGAaactgaaacaaattgaaggaATCATGTTAAAACATATTCTTAGCGGAATGTggtgaactagttgcaatttaCAAGTTTAGAGAAATAACTTACATGATTCTCTGGGGATTCCAGACAATGGAGTATGTGTGAAAGGAAGAAGTGGGATCGAACCAGAGCTGGAATTGTTGTTCTTTGTTTCCTTTGCCTTGGGCAAATACATTTGTGTGAATTGTATATGGACTTCCTGAAGAGTTCCCTAAAAACTCGAAGTCAATCTCATCATGCCCAGCTCCTTGAGAAGATAGCTGCACAGAACAAAAATCAAGGTATGAAGATATGTAAGCAAATTGTTAGCTAAAAGTGCATTGTCTATGGCTAGCATAAATAGATAATAGCAAGTCACTTACGTAAAAAGTGGTAACAGTGCCAGCAGAGTTGCCAGGGACAAGCTTGAGTTGCATGTCAAATCTTCCAAACAAATACTCGTTCTTGGATTGAAAGCCTGATCCAGAAGCTTGATCGAGAGACAAAGTGAGGTCCCGACCACCATTCAATATCTTGGCACGCTGATCACCCCAAGTGATTTCCGCGTCTTTGTAAAAATCAGCAGCTGCTAGTTGAGCCAGGGTGGTCATAAGAATTGAAAGTAGCAAGAACAATGACATAAACGTTGTCATGTTATGATCAGCCCCTGAGCTGAGAAATAATAACTGGGCTTGAATCGATGAGAAGATATACGTCGAAGGAGAGGGTGATGTGAGGCTTGATTATGTATCTGTGTTGAGAGTGATGGTTGAGCTAAAGAATGGGAGgaggtatttataggtggaTTTTCTTGAATATGGCTTGTAAGGAAGCATCCGGGACATGGGATGGAGAGTGTAATTATTTAGTTAGTAACTGAAACAGCTATATCTCTGCTGGGCATGCATATTAACATACAGGTTGTATTTGTTGGATGGGTAGACTTTATAGACTTACTAGTAATTTTTGCCCGCTGCGCATGggcataaaaataatttgttttgtaTCAAATAagttcataatttaaaaaaaataattataaatccaATAAAGTAATAATGAGTATattaattagaaaaaattaatgtatttttataCGTGTTTATATATAGAGATTATTACTCACTTTTGATTACTTTTGATATTAATACTgactattatattataaaaaaaagtgtGAAATATTAGGCGCTTTTGTTTTAGGAGTATTAAAAAGAATTGgtatcaaaaaaaatcataataaatcatcaaaaaaactaacatcttcaacttcttaaattcataagtcttaaattaatttataagctCATTGCACAAACACTACCagaaaaaattaattctaaCTTGTAACTAATAGTGTCTCGGTTACTCGTGAAACCTCATTactttttttattgaatatttaaatttgagaaAAGTAGTTATTCAATAAGATGGTACGaaaattgtaaatttttatcttaattattttAGTAACATTATCATAATATTTTGGGAATTCTCATATCAAAAAggcaaattttctttttgaccaattttaaacatttattgatgtaaatgattataaaaagaaaaagacaaATCTTGAAAAATCTCAAGATTTGTGAGATAGatctcatattatatattaccgattttagaattaaaaatgaatttatatatttgaatttctgCTTATTTAATACACAcatgaaaatagattaaaaaatatgcaggtatttattcaaaaaaaaaaatgcaggtATGACAGTTGGTTCAATTAGTCAGTACAAAAGAGTCAAATAAGTCATATTTTTTGTCTTGGCAGGAATTCAGTCAGTTTGTTACAATTGGTTTGTTGAGATCGGTCAAAGTGGATCATGCAACTCCATCTGAAGATCTAACTATCATGCAAGAAAATATCAATGCGGCGTTTTCTTTTATCATGAACAGTCCTCTGTTAGCATGTTCTGAATATGTCCTTCCAAACAGCTTCACATAGTCTGGCGTAATAAATTGATTGCAACTGTAATAGAGTTGCTTTAGACAAAAATCTATTGTTTTATATCTAAACCTacaaacataataataaatgaagAAATACCTGATTTCCATTGCGAAAGGAAGCAAGGTTAGCATCTATGTTTTCCTTTTTATCCGCCATACATTCAGCAAGAGTCGCAATCAATAAATCTGCAATATCCAGAAGATGGAAAAGGAACagagaaatttaaaatacaaccacgttatatataataaaccaaaccaaaccttTTCTCGGGATTCAGGATCAAGTTCCATGCGCTCAATATTTTCAGCCATTGCCTGGAAAGAAAAATGATCAAATAAAGCTTTTAGTTCTATATTGCCAACAACACTTTAAGCAGTTAAGCCTACAAATATAATTCTCTTGTGAAGACCATTTTCTAACAAATAATTAGTGGTCATAAATTTGTCTTGGCAGCAGCTGTATACTTCATTTGAGGAGAATAATAGCAACAtctttcaacatcaacagcctACAAACTTCAACTATGCAAAAATACGCGGACACTGCCAACCTTCTCTTCTTGCTGCCAAATTGATGCTGTTGCCCGATAGCCGGTGCAGTACTGTGTTTCTGCAGTATTTGGGCGAGGAATGTAATAGTATTTCTCTGTCGATTTTCTATGTTTTTCAAACGCTCCCCCAGGAAATGCACTTCAATTTCAAATCCTTGACTCTCCTGCTTATGCCTTTGTAACTCTAATTGAAGCAAATGCTTATCATGTTTGAATCAGAATGGCTATGAATTGGCTTGCGACGGTGAATTCTTGGTAGAAGATGTTTCTGATCTCTTATAAATTCCTCATTTGCAAACTCCCACTGATCAGGATCAATCTTCCTAAAACCCTggtccaaaaataaaataaaaaattcaatttacataaataaacatTAAGCATTGCAACTCTACCACAACCCCTTTGATTTCACACTTAAAATTCTGgtgaaacataaataaaaatgtcACTTGAAGTCTCCCCTGCTACTACAGAGCTTATACCAGTAAccacaaaatatatatcttaagCTCGAATGCCGGGATTCTTCCCTCACCCGTCGCACTTGTACTCGTACAAACAAAAGTAAAATACCTGAATATATAAAAGACTAATGTGCTTACATAAGTATTGAGTTGCCTGACAAAGCTGGAGAAATTGTTGTGCTTGAAGTAAGTTGAAAGTAAATCCTTAGCAAACTCTGGAGGATTCCAGACAACAAAGCTGCGGCCTGTGTGACTCCAAGAGACCACAGAGTCAGTCACCGGGCCTTCAATCATCTCATAAGTCTTTGTAAGAAACGGAGCTGGTGAACTCGAACCATTAGACCATTCCATCATAATAACAATATAGctaaataattcatctttgagaTTTAATTAAGGTacaataaaatcaagaaaacaatTTCTGAGTGACACTCTTAACTTGAAAACAGATTGAGGTGGAGAGCAAAGAGGCTCTAGAGAAGAGTGTAGCAGGGAAGACTACAATAAAATAATGTGGATAGAAACAAATTTAAGTATTATCACAAAGATTGAATCATAAAATCGAAGGTAGAGAAACGGAAACACTATACATGTAGCTTTCTTGCCGAATCAAGAGAGCCGAAACTAAtccacaaaaattatttttgcctCCAAAAATTACTAACCTAACCTGATCAAAGCCACAACATAACACAAACACGAATGATCAAATCACAAAaaattcctctttttttttcgTTTAAGATCAAAGCAAAAAACTCCCTATAACCAAGAAAACCATATCTCACATGCCTCAACTAATCTAATAGTCTAAtacatcaaaatcaaatttatcACCAAACCGGATAAAAGATCTATAATTTCAAAACCTACCCTCATAAAAACTCCACAAAATTTAACCAAAATCATTGTTCTCTATACAAAAACTGATCATGATTCTAAACAGAAATTTATACAAAACCCAATAACCATAGACATATTCATCCAGCAcctcaataataatataaataacgcAGGAATGCAATGACAATTTGATTGCCAGAAAGCTTGTAAAGAAAACAGGATACCAAATCAGATACTTCAACTGATATATTAGAAAATGCACTAAAATTTAACTGATGCATTAGAAAATTGCATTAACAATTCCATGTTACCTGAATCTTAAATCCTGATTCAGTACCGTGTTTCTGCAGTATTTGGGCGAGGAATGTAATAGTATTTCTCTGTCGATTTTCTATGTTTTTCAAACGCTCCCCCAGGAAATGCACTTCAATTTCAAATCCTTGACTCTCCTGCTTATGCCTTTGTAACTCTAATTGAAGCAAATGCTTATCATGTTTGAATCAGAATGGCTATGAATTGGCTTGCGACGGTGAATTCTTGGTAGAAGATGTTTCTGATCTCTTATAAATTCCTCATTTGCAAACTCCCACTGATCAGGATCAATCTTCCTAAAACCCTggtccaaaaataaaataaaaaattcaatttacataaataaacatTAAGCATTGCAACTCTACCACAACCCCTTTGATTTCACACTTAAAATTCTGgtgaaacataaataaaaatgtcACTTGAAGTCTCCCCTGCTACTACAGAGCTTATACCAGTAAccacaaaatatatatcttaagCTCGAATGCCGGGATTCTTCCCTCACCCGTCGCACTTGTACTCGTACAAACAAAAGTAAAATACCTGAATATATAAAAGACTAATGTGCTTACATAAGTATTGAGTTGCCTGACAAAGCTGGAGAAATTGTTGTGCTTGAAGTAAGTTGAAAGTAAATCCTTAGCAAACTCTGGAGGATTCCAGACAACAAAGCTGCGGCCTGTGTGACTCCAAGAGACCACAGAGTCAGTCACCGGGCCTTCAATCATCTCATAAGTCTTTGTAAGAAACGGAGCTGGTGAACTCGAACCATTAGACCATTCCATCATTATAACAATATAGctaaataattcatctttgagaTTTAATTAAGGTacaataaaatcaagaaaacaatTTCTGAGTGACACTCTTAACTTGAAAACAGATTGAGGTGGAGAGCAAAGAGGCTCTAGAGAAGAGTGTAGCAGGGAAGACTA of the Daucus carota subsp. sativus chromosome 4, DH1 v3.0, whole genome shotgun sequence genome contains:
- the LOC135152035 gene encoding heat stress transcription factor A-4a-like; translation: MIEGPVTDSVVSWSHTGRSFVVWNPPEFAKDLLSTYFKHNNFSSFVRQLNTYGFRKIDPDQWEFANEEFIRDQKHLLPRIHRRKPIHSHSDSNMISICFNFKHDKHLLQLELQRHKQESQGFEIEVHFLGERLKNIENRQRNTITFLAQILQKHSTAPAIGQQHQFGSKKRRQWLKILSAWNLILNPEKRFIDCDSC
- the LOC108217608 gene encoding xyloglucan endotransglucosylase protein 1 isoform X2, whose protein sequence is MTTQAPQAAADFYNDAEITWGDQRAKILNAGRDLTLSLDQASGSGFQSKNEYLFGRFDMQLKLVPGNSAGTVTTFYLSSQGAGHDEIDFEFLGNSSGSPYTIHTNVFAQGKGNKEQQFQLWFDPTSSFHTYSIVWNPQRIIFLVDNNPIRVFNNQESIGVPFPKSQHMRVYASLWNADDWATQGGRVKTDWTKAPFTAYYRNFNIKGCPKSSTGSSSCGSSTASSDNEGWRTHELDAAGRNRLRWVQSKHMVYNYCSDKQRFANAVPAECKRSRFL
- the LOC108217608 gene encoding xyloglucan endotransglucosylase protein 1 isoform X1 → MTTFMSLFLLLSILMTTLAQLAAADFYKDAEITWGDQRAKILNGGRDLTLSLDQASGSGFQSKNEYLFGRFDMQLKLVPGNSAGTVTTFYLSSQGAGHDEIDFEFLGNSSGSPYTIHTNVFAQGKGNKEQQFQLWFDPTSSFHTYSIVWNPQRIIFLVDNNPIRVFNNQESIGVPFPKSQHMRVYASLWNADDWATQGGRVKTDWTKAPFTAYYRNFNIKGCPKSSTGSSSCGSSTASSDNEGWRTHELDAAGRNRLRWVQSKHMVYNYCSDKQRFANAVPAECKRSRFL